A single genomic interval of Corylus avellana chromosome ca10, CavTom2PMs-1.0 harbors:
- the LOC132163526 gene encoding uncharacterized protein LOC132163526 codes for MRIEQSSVWILIVSLLCILSWLPLFNAQPRGISARSLDALLQDYAFRAFAEHPRTGIPYDARIPSNLSGVEGAAMRLRSGSLRNRGVKRYKEFQIPPGVAVQPYVERLGLVYHNLGNWSSILYPLPGFTYLAPVLGLLAYDASDLSASSLPELYIRASLKPILIKFPNLTSAPPADGLSPKCVHFDLQGSVQFDNVVSGNACSATQQGHFSIAVESTAPSPAPNTAAVLPPNAGGRGGKGNYSKVWTVVGSLVGVFALLGLLVVLLIRCKDGKKVQQMEWAVDGGETLQRTSVGNTKAPLAMGTRTRPVLETEYVP; via the coding sequence ATGAGGATCGAACAGAGCAGCGTTTGGATACTAATTGTCTCCTTGCTATGCATTCTCAGCTGGCTGCCACTCTTCAACGCTCAGCCACGCGGAATCTCGGCACGCTCGCTAGATGCGCTTCTTCAAGATTATGCTTTCAGGGCTTTCGCTGAGCACCCGAGAACGGGCATTCCTTATGACGCCCGCATTCCCAGCAATCTTTCAGGAGTTGAAGGCGCAGCAATGAGGCTTCGGAGCGGTAGCCTCAGAAACAGAGGCGTTAAGAGGTACAAGGAGTTTCAGATCCCTCCAGGGGTTGCCGTGCAGCCTTATGTGGAGAGGCTTGGTTTGGTATACCACAACCTCGGCAACTGGTCTTCTATTTTGTACCCTTTACCTGGGTTTACTTATTTAGCTCCTGTCCTGGGTTTGCTGGCCTACGATGCTTCTGATTTATCTGCTTCAAGTTTACCTGAATTGTACATAAGAGCATCCTTGAAACCCATCTTGATCAAGTTCCCAAATTTGACTTCAGCTCCGCCAGCTGATGGGTTGTCTCCCAAGTGTGTACATTTTGATTTACAAGGTTCAGTGCAGTTCGACAATGTGGTATCCGGAAATGCATGTTCCGCAACTCAACAGGGACACTTCTCTATAGCTGTCGAGTCTACTGCTCCCTCTCCTGCTCCCAATACGGCGGCGGTTCTGCCTCCTAATGCTGGCGGTCGTGGTGGAAAGGGCAACTACTCTAAGGTGTGGACGGTTGTTGGATCTTTGGTTGGTGTGTTTGCCTTATTGGGTCTATTGGTTGTGTTGTTAATAAGGTGCAAAGACGGGAAGAAGGTGCAGCAAATGGAATGGGCAGTGGATGGGGGTGAAACCTTGCAGAGAACATCGGTTGGGAATACCAAGGCGCCATTGGCAATGGGAACTCGGACACGACCAGTATTGGAGACTGAATATGTGCCTTAA